GGTAATCCTACATTAAATGGGGACTGATTGATATTTAGTGGAATGTAAACTTCTTGAGAGTGAACAACAATCAGCCGCAAACGCTTCCACAAATCGTCACTTTTTGCTGCCTCATGCCAAGCTCTGAGCAATCCAAAAAAGTCCTCAGCGATTGCACGATAACGAAAGATCAGATCCACTTCATCTAATGAAATTACAAGTGCACCATCGATTTTTGGGAGAACATAATCCTCAAAGTATGCCGTGCAATTGTCTTTACTACCGTAAATCTCATCCCAAGAATCGCTAATCTTACTTTTTAGTTTGAGTTGCCTCCCCACAATGGAACAGAACCAGCGTAAAAATTTATCTAAATCGGCAAACACATTACTATCAGCACTTTGGAAATTAAGAGAAAGAGTTTGGCATCCATGTTGTGATGCATGGTGCAAAATTTTGCCCAACAATGAAGACTTTCCCATCTGTCGCGGCGCTTTAATGCGGATTAGCGCTCCAGTTTTCTCAATTGCTTCAAAGCAATCATCCTCAATGGGTGGACGATCAATATAAAAAGGAGAATTTGAAGGAACCTGTCCTACTGGTTCTTCAGGGATAATGCCTTCATTATTCCAAAGATGCTCCAAATGCTTAACATTACTATATCTGTCAGATTGACAATTGAGAGCAATCTTCGGTTCTACTGGTATTAAGTGATAAACTCTTACCCATTATGGTATACCTTTGAGTTCTCTTAATCCTCCATCGTCAATAGGCACTTTGACAACAGCGCTTATGGAATCAAAAATGACTCGTGAAATGCAAATGCCCCAAGGTTTGGCACAAGACTGAATACGAGATGCAATGTTTACACCATCGCCCATTATGTCGCCATTAATAAATACGACATCACTAAGATGAATCCCAATCCGATGTTCTAATATATCTTCTGGAGAGCGATCTAAAGACAAATCAGCGAGCGTTCTCTGCATAACAATCGCTGCTGTTACTGAATTTTCGGCACTTGTAAAGTACATCAGCAGACCATCACCTAACGATTTAACGACTTTTCCACCGTACTTAGTACAAATAGACTCAAGTGTCTGATGATCTCGCACAATTGCTTGCAATGTTCTATTTCGGTTGGCAGTCATTAACCGTGTAGAATCTTTTACGTCTGTAAAGACAATAGCAGCAAGAATATTCGTTTGATTTGATGTATTGGTTGTGTTGACCATACAGCGATTACCTATCGCAGAATTTAAATATTTTACTCGATCTCGAAAGATTCATATAGTTGAGTAATATAGTTTAAACAATCCATTGATAAAGGCAGCGATCGCTACTACAAGGCATTAAATTAGCAGGTTTCTAGTGCGAAATTAGGTAAGGATGGGCGGTGCTAAGCGCCGCCCATCCTTACCATATAAATTCTTTCTTTTTGTAGGACTACCGATTACTGTTGTTTTAAGACCATATTTTTTGCAATCAAACATGAAGTGAGTAATATGCCCCAATCAACAAGTAGGAATTCCCCAAATGACGATTTATCAAATGTCAAGGTGGAATTTCGAGATGTGAACTTTCGCATAGGTCGCCGAGATCTTGTTTCACAGGTAAATTTAACAATAAATCAAGGCGAAGCATTGCTGTTATTGGGGCGCAGTGGTAGTGGGAAGACGACAACTTTGAAGTTAATTAACCGTTTGCTGATACCAACTTCAGGGCAGGTTTTGGTCGGCGATCGCTCTACCCAAGAATGGGATGCGATCGCCCTCAGGCGTAAGATTGGCTATGCAATCCAAGAAACGGGCTTATTTCCCCACTTTACGGTTGGAGAGAATGTGGGACTAGTTCCATCTTTGCTGCAATGGTCTAGACCCAAACTTGAAGCTAGAGTTTATGAAATGCTTAATTTAATGGGTCTAGAGCCAGAAGTATTTGCTCAACGCTATCCTCAACAATTATCAGGTGGGCAACGCCAGCGCGTCGGCATTGCGAGGGCATTAGCCGCCGATCCGCCAATCCTGTTAATGGATGAACCCTTTGGCGCACTCGATCCGATTACGAGATTAGAATTGCAACAACAGTTCCGCTATTTACAAAAGCAATTGGGAAAGACTGTAGTATTTGTCACCCATGATATTCAAGAAGCTTTTTTTCTGGGTACACGCATTGGCTTGATGCATGAAGGGCAACTAGTAGTACTAGGCTCTAAAGAAGAATTCATGCGATCGCCCCATCCCGAAGCCCAAGCATTTATGGCTTGTTTGCCAACTAATTTGTAAAGCAGATATTAACTGTGTCCCCGAATTGCGCGAGGACACAATAAAAAAACTTGGAGATTACTTAGTTGTTTAATTTTCTGAATCAATATACATCTGAGATTTTGCGCCTTAGTGGTGAGCATTTAGTTTTAGTCATTATGGCGATGGTTATAGCCATTGCGATCGGTATTCCTTTGGGAATTCTGATTACTCGCCGCCCTAGGTTTGCACCATTAGTTCTAGGGCTTGCCAATGCTTTACAGACTATTCCTAGCTTGGCGATTTTTGGCTTTCTCATATCGGTTCCATTTCTAGGAGGAATTGGAAAAACTCCTGCGATCGTGGCGCTAACTCTTTACGCCCTACTACCCATAATCCGCAATACCTATGTTGGTATTCAGAACATCGATCCTGCTGTGCGTGAAGCTGGACGCGGAATGGGAATGACCGATTGGCAATTATTAACTCAGGTGGAACTGCCCCTTGCTACAGGTGTAATTTTAGCGGGTGTCAGAGTTGCAACGGTTATTTCTGTGGGGATTGCCACCATCGCCGCCGCCATTGGTGGTGGTGGATTGGGGGTATTTATTTTTCGTGGTATTTCCACTGTTAATAATCAATTGATTCTGGCAGGGGCTATTCCCGCAGCAATAATGGCGCTAGCTGCCGATTTTGGATTAGGTTGGCTAGAGAAAAAGATTACCCAACAGAAGATAAAACAACCAAGGTTTAATCGTCGCTTTACGATTGTGGGTATTGTGGCGATCGCGATGATTACCGCGATAACGACAATTCTGCTCCAACAAGCACCAGCAAGAATTATCATTGGCTCTAAAAACTTTACCGAGCAGTTAATCTTAGGGGAATTATTAGCCCAACAAATTGAGAACCGCACAAATTTACAGGTCGATCGCCGTTTTAATTTGGGTGGAACCTTTGTTTGCCATGAAGCGGTAAAAGCGGGACAAATTTCGGCTTATGTGGAATATACTGGCACGGCTCTAACGGCGGTATTAAAGCGATCGCCAATTACTGATTCTGCGGCAGTATATCAACAAGTCAAACAAAACTATGCTGACAACTTTCAATTGGAAGTAATGCCATCCTTGGGTTTCAATAATACCTTTGCGATTACAATTCGCGGTGAAGATGCTAAGCGCTTCAATCTCAAGACGATATCTGACGCAGCTCAATATACTCCCCAATGGCAAGCAGGGTTTGGTTATGAGTTTTTAGAAAGAGCCGATGGCTACGCGGGATTAGCCAAAACTTATGGCTTAAAGTTTGACAAACCGCCGCAACAGATGGAAATCGGTTTAATGTATCAAGCCCTTGCTCAAAAGAAGGTGGATCTACAGCAAATTCCGATCAAACCCGCCACAGGAAGAGTAATCTAGAAGCATCACGAAATAGAAATAAAATATGGCAGCATATTCGCGCTTATTTACGGGAAAAGATATTAAGTGCATGGCAAAACAAAGAAAATACGCAGAGAGATTTGGCAAAACGATTTAAAGTAAGTTTATCTTTTGTGCGAGATTTATTGCGTCGGTATCGAGAAACAGGTGAAATCGCCGCAAAACCGCAAGGAGGAAGATCGACGATCCAAAATTAAAGGCAAGAATGAAGAATTAGTGAAAGCAATTGTTAGAGAACAAAATGATATATATCTGCGAGAGATAAAAGAAAAACTCCAAGAAAGCAAAGAAATTAAGGTGAGTGTATCGAGTTTAAGCCGTACTCTCAAGCGATTGGATTTAGGACGTAAAAAAAAACTTTAGTAGCCAGTGAACAAGCCACAGAGAGAGTCCAAAAATTGCGCTATGAGTTTCGGAGTTGGCTCGATACAATAGATGTAAAAAACCTTGTATTCATTGATGAGACAGGACTAAATCTGGCGATGACAAGGTTCTATGGCAGATGTGAAGGGGGAGCAAGAGTATATGACGACCGTCCAAGCAACAAAGGCAAGAACATTACTTTAATCGGCGCAATGAGTGATACTGGGTTGATAGCAGCAATGACTTTTGTGGGCAGTTTAAATACTGCAAGCTTTTTAGTTTTTATTGAAAAAATATTATTGCCTCAATTATGGGTTGGAGCAATTGTTGCTATGGACAATTTGCCAGTACATTACGCAGAAATTGCGAAAATCTTAATTGAATCTGTTGGGGCTAAGGTCAAGTTTCTCCCTCCTTATTCTCCAGACTTATCACCGATTGAGTTATGTTGGTCAAAGTTAAAGGAAATTATTCGTTCAGCTAAAGCTCGTACAATCGAGGCTCTTGATGCGGCAATTACTTCGTCTATTCAGACTATTACTGATGAAGATGCTCTTAATTGGTTCCATCATTGTGGCATCTGCTTTGAGCCTTTTAGGTAGCTTCTTTTTGTGGCG
This window of the Pseudanabaena yagii GIHE-NHR1 genome carries:
- a CDS encoding AAA-like domain-containing protein, translating into MEHLWNNEGIIPEEPVGQVPSNSPFYIDRPPIEDDCFEAIEKTGALIRIKAPRQMGKSSLLGKILHHASQHGCQTLSLNFQSADSNVFADLDKFLRWFCSIVGRQLKLKSKISDSWDEIYGSKDNCTAYFEDYVLPKIDGALVISLDEVDLIFRYRAIAEDFFGLLRAWHEAAKSDDLWKRLRLIVVHSQEVYIPLNINQSPFNVGLPIELREFSREQVTDLVNRHGLRWTDVEIDRLMTMVGGHPYLVRVALYYIARNSIDLTDVLKTAPTEAGIYSDHLRRHLWNLEQNPKLAEAMKKVVSSKDPVRLPSEETFKLDSMGLTLRHGNDAIPRCNLYQLYFSDRLEVYDNL
- a CDS encoding adenylate/guanylate cyclase domain-containing protein, encoding MVNTTNTSNQTNILAAIVFTDVKDSTRLMTANRNRTLQAIVRDHQTLESICTKYGGKVVKSLGDGLLMYFTSAENSVTAAIVMQRTLADLSLDRSPEDILEHRIGIHLSDVVFINGDIMGDGVNIASRIQSCAKPWGICISRVIFDSISAVVKVPIDDGGLRELKGIP
- a CDS encoding ATP-binding cassette domain-containing protein — translated: MPQSTSRNSPNDDLSNVKVEFRDVNFRIGRRDLVSQVNLTINQGEALLLLGRSGSGKTTTLKLINRLLIPTSGQVLVGDRSTQEWDAIALRRKIGYAIQETGLFPHFTVGENVGLVPSLLQWSRPKLEARVYEMLNLMGLEPEVFAQRYPQQLSGGQRQRVGIARALAADPPILLMDEPFGALDPITRLELQQQFRYLQKQLGKTVVFVTHDIQEAFFLGTRIGLMHEGQLVVLGSKEEFMRSPHPEAQAFMACLPTNL
- a CDS encoding ABC transporter permease/substrate-binding protein, yielding MFNFLNQYTSEILRLSGEHLVLVIMAMVIAIAIGIPLGILITRRPRFAPLVLGLANALQTIPSLAIFGFLISVPFLGGIGKTPAIVALTLYALLPIIRNTYVGIQNIDPAVREAGRGMGMTDWQLLTQVELPLATGVILAGVRVATVISVGIATIAAAIGGGGLGVFIFRGISTVNNQLILAGAIPAAIMALAADFGLGWLEKKITQQKIKQPRFNRRFTIVGIVAIAMITAITTILLQQAPARIIIGSKNFTEQLILGELLAQQIENRTNLQVDRRFNLGGTFVCHEAVKAGQISAYVEYTGTALTAVLKRSPITDSAAVYQQVKQNYADNFQLEVMPSLGFNNTFAITIRGEDAKRFNLKTISDAAQYTPQWQAGFGYEFLERADGYAGLAKTYGLKFDKPPQQMEIGLMYQALAQKKVDLQQIPIKPATGRVI